From the genome of Oscillospiraceae bacterium, one region includes:
- a CDS encoding substrate-binding domain-containing protein has protein sequence DGVCDIGMASRELKDTELAGGLTSTVIALDGIAVIVNPANTIDNMTKDQVKGIYTGTILNWQDIA, from the coding sequence CGACGGTGTCTGTGACATCGGAATGGCATCCCGTGAGCTCAAAGATACCGAACTCGCCGGAGGCCTCACCTCAACCGTCATCGCACTCGACGGCATCGCAGTCATCGTAAATCCCGCGAATACAATTGATAATATGACCAAAGATCAGGTCAAAGGCATCTACACCGGAACCATCCTGAACTGGCAGGACATTGCTTGA
- the pstC gene encoding phosphate ABC transporter permease subunit PstC: MIKFKEAAMKIVFLLCACFAILAVLMICLFLFANGIPAMKEIGLWNFLSGTKWKPENDIYGILPMIMGSIYVTAGALVIGVPIGILTAVFMARFCPPKLHKILKPAVDLLAGIPSVVYGFFGLMVIVPTIRNMFGGTGSSMLAASVVLGIMILPTIIGVSEAAIRAVPESYYEGSLALGASHERSVFFSMLPAAKSGVSAAVILGVGRAIGETMAVVMVAGNQPIMPTGITKGLRTLTSNIVIEMGYAADLHYNALIATGVVLFVFILIINLLFSILKRRSKL; the protein is encoded by the coding sequence ATGATTAAATTCAAAGAAGCCGCAATGAAAATAGTATTCCTCCTCTGCGCCTGCTTTGCGATTTTAGCCGTGCTGATGATCTGTCTTTTCTTGTTCGCCAACGGCATCCCGGCGATGAAGGAAATCGGACTTTGGAACTTCCTCTCGGGAACGAAGTGGAAGCCGGAGAACGATATTTACGGGATTCTCCCGATGATCATGGGCAGCATCTATGTCACGGCGGGAGCGCTTGTGATCGGCGTTCCGATTGGAATTCTCACAGCGGTCTTTATGGCTCGGTTCTGTCCGCCTAAACTTCATAAAATCCTGAAACCCGCGGTGGATTTACTTGCCGGAATTCCGTCGGTTGTCTACGGCTTCTTTGGATTGATGGTCATCGTTCCGACAATCAGAAACATGTTTGGAGGAACCGGTTCTTCCATGCTTGCCGCATCGGTCGTGCTCGGCATCATGATTTTGCCCACGATCATCGGCGTCTCAGAGGCGGCAATCCGCGCGGTACCCGAAAGCTATTATGAAGGGTCGCTCGCACTCGGAGCCAGTCATGAACGAAGCGTATTTTTCTCCATGCTGCCGGCGGCGAAATCAGGCGTATCGGCTGCGGTGATTTTGGGCGTAGGACGCGCCATTGGCGAGACGATGGCGGTGGTCATGGTCGCCGGAAATCAACCGATTATGCCGACCGGAATCACAAAGGGGCTGCGGACTCTGACCTCGAACATTGTCATCGAGATGGGTTACGCGGCCGATTTGCATTATAACGCTTTGATTGCCACCGGCGTCGTGCTGTTCGTGTTCATCCTGATCATCAATCTGCTGTTCTCCATTCTGAAAAGGAGGTCAAAACTGTGA
- the pstA gene encoding phosphate ABC transporter permease PstA yields the protein MSRFEKERKRAKAQSVFLRTIVYIAVILTLSALAFVIAYILFKGIPNISLDLFSPEYTSENASVVPAIINTVTMTLISLLIAVPLGVFSAIYLVEYAKRGNKLVALVRTTAETLSGIPSIVYGLFGYLMFVVYFGWGYSMLAGALTLSIMILPVIMRTTEEALKSIPDTFREGSFGLGAGKLRTVFKIVLPSAIPGILAGVVLSVGRIVGETAALIYTAGTVAQIPDTVLRSGRTLSVHLYALWNEGLAQGKAYTSAVVLLIVVVGINALSAFIAKRLSREKV from the coding sequence ATCTCCCGATTTGAAAAAGAGCGTAAAAGAGCAAAAGCGCAGTCCGTTTTTTTAAGAACCATCGTTTACATCGCGGTGATTCTCACCTTATCCGCTCTTGCTTTTGTCATCGCATACATCCTTTTCAAAGGCATACCGAATATCTCACTCGACTTGTTTTCGCCCGAATATACTTCTGAAAATGCCTCGGTTGTTCCGGCTATCATCAACACCGTCACGATGACGCTGATATCACTTCTCATTGCGGTTCCGCTCGGGGTCTTTTCGGCGATCTATCTGGTCGAATACGCAAAACGCGGAAACAAACTCGTCGCATTAGTGCGCACGACCGCAGAAACCCTCTCCGGAATCCCGTCGATTGTCTACGGCTTGTTCGGATATCTGATGTTCGTGGTCTATTTCGGATGGGGTTACAGTATGCTCGCCGGTGCATTAACGCTGTCGATCATGATTCTACCGGTGATCATGCGCACCACCGAAGAAGCGCTCAAATCCATCCCCGACACATTTCGCGAGGGCAGCTTCGGCCTGGGTGCAGGAAAACTTCGCACGGTATTTAAAATCGTACTCCCCTCTGCAATTCCGGGAATTTTAGCCGGCGTCGTGCTCTCGGTCGGCAGAATCGTCGGGGAGACGGCTGCTTTGATCTATACCGCGGGTACCGTGGCACAGATCCCCGATACTGTACTGCGGAGCGGGCGGACGCTCTCGGTGCACTTATACGCCCTCTGGAACGAGGGATTGGCTCAGGGAAAAGCCTATACGTCAGCAGTGGTGCTGTTAATAGTCGTAGTCGGAATCAATGCACTGTCGGCTTTTATCGCGAAGAGATTATCAAGGGAAAAAGTTTGA
- the pstB gene encoding phosphate ABC transporter ATP-binding protein PstB: MDKFNIEQLNLYYGNFQALKNVNLPILSKEITAFIGPSGCGKSTLLKTLNRMNDLIEGCRIEGKVALDGENIYDRKMDVNLLRKRVGMVFQKPNPFPMSVYDNIAYGPRTHSIKNKAQLDEIVEKSLVDAAIWDEVKDRLKKSALGLSGGQQQRLCIARALAVEPEVLLMDEPTSALDPISTGKIEDLVSELKKCYSIIIVTHNMQQATRISDKTVFFLLGEVIEYGDTETMFSTPKNKKTEDYITGRFG; this comes from the coding sequence ATGGATAAATTCAATATCGAACAACTAAACTTATATTATGGCAATTTTCAGGCATTGAAAAATGTCAATCTGCCGATTCTGAGCAAGGAGATCACCGCTTTTATCGGACCTTCCGGCTGCGGCAAGTCGACGCTGCTCAAAACTTTGAACCGGATGAATGATCTGATCGAGGGCTGCCGAATCGAGGGAAAAGTCGCTCTGGACGGTGAGAATATCTATGACCGGAAAATGGACGTCAATCTGCTCCGAAAGCGGGTGGGCATGGTGTTTCAAAAACCCAATCCCTTTCCGATGAGCGTCTATGACAATATCGCCTACGGGCCGCGAACCCACAGTATTAAAAACAAAGCGCAGCTCGACGAAATCGTAGAAAAATCGCTTGTTGACGCGGCTATCTGGGATGAAGTCAAAGACCGTTTGAAAAAGTCGGCGCTGGGTCTATCGGGCGGACAGCAGCAGCGGCTTTGCATCGCACGGGCGCTCGCGGTTGAACCCGAAGTCCTGTTGATGGATGAACCGACCTCCGCACTCGATCCCATTTCGACCGGAAAAATAGAAGACCTTGTCAGCGAGCTAAAAAAATGCTATTCTATTATCATCGTGACCCACAATATGCAGCAGGCGACCCGAATTTCTGACAAAACGGTATTTTTCCTGCTCGGCGAGGTCATTGAATACGGCGACACCGAGACAATGTTCTCTACGCCGAAAAATAAAAAGACCGAGGATTACATCACGGGGAGGTTCGGATAA
- the phoU gene encoding phosphate signaling complex protein PhoU produces the protein MRSKFDEQLKLLNNDLIVMGALCEDAIACSVKSLLNSDLSLAENAIRIEKEIDQKERDIEGLCLKLLLQQQPVASDLRLISSALKMVTDMERIGDQAEDIAELVTYTDLSDSKNDVHFEDMAKAVIKMVTDSIDAFVKHDLKLAQAVIAYDDVMDDLFLKIKNDLIELIACDKKGGEVALDTLMIAKYLERIGDHATNIAEWVVFAITGKHVGEAD, from the coding sequence ATGCGCAGTAAATTCGATGAACAATTAAAACTTTTAAATAACGATTTAATCGTTATGGGTGCTTTGTGTGAGGACGCAATCGCCTGTTCGGTGAAATCTCTATTGAATTCCGACTTATCGCTCGCAGAAAACGCCATCAGAATCGAGAAAGAAATCGATCAAAAAGAACGAGACATCGAAGGGCTTTGCCTGAAACTGCTTTTACAGCAGCAACCCGTTGCGAGCGACCTGCGGCTGATCTCATCGGCTCTCAAAATGGTGACCGATATGGAACGCATCGGCGACCAAGCAGAAGATATCGCCGAATTGGTCACCTATACCGACCTGTCAGATTCCAAAAACGACGTCCACTTTGAAGATATGGCCAAAGCTGTAATCAAAATGGTAACCGATAGTATTGATGCCTTTGTCAAACACGACCTTAAACTCGCGCAGGCAGTCATCGCCTACGACGATGTGATGGACGACCTCTTTTTGAAAATCAAGAATGATTTAATCGAATTGATTGCCTGCGATAAAAAGGGCGGTGAAGTGGCACTCGATACGCTGATGATCGCAAAATATCTGGAGCGCATCGGCGACCACGCGACTAATATTGCAGAATGGGTGGTCTTTGCGATCACAGGAAAACACGTCGGAGAAGCGGATTAA
- a CDS encoding response regulator transcription factor gives MIIVVEDDRGIRELVVYTLQNTGFKAMGCESAQELYAALKTEKPQLILLDIMLPGEDGISVLKRLRQNSATKKLPVIMLTAKGAEYDKVIGLDSGADDYITKPFGMMEMISRVKAVLRRAEETDDLVYSVPNITLNVKAHQITVNNVPIEVTLKEFELLRLLMKNAGTVLTRDMLLENIWGYGFDGETRTVDVHIGTLRSKLGVAGEIVETVRGIGYRIANE, from the coding sequence ATGATTATTGTTGTCGAAGATGACCGCGGCATCCGTGAACTGGTCGTCTATACACTCCAAAACACCGGCTTCAAAGCCATGGGCTGCGAGAGTGCTCAGGAACTTTATGCCGCGTTGAAAACCGAAAAGCCGCAATTGATTTTGCTTGACATTATGCTTCCCGGCGAAGATGGGATTTCGGTTCTCAAACGGCTGCGTCAGAATTCCGCGACCAAAAAGCTGCCAGTGATCATGCTGACCGCAAAAGGAGCCGAATACGATAAAGTGATCGGTCTTGATTCGGGCGCGGATGACTATATTACAAAGCCGTTCGGCATGATGGAGATGATCTCCCGCGTCAAGGCAGTTTTGCGGCGCGCTGAAGAAACTGACGACTTGGTATATTCCGTTCCAAACATTACACTAAACGTCAAGGCGCATCAGATCACGGTGAACAATGTGCCCATTGAGGTTACGCTTAAAGAATTCGAACTGCTTCGGCTACTGATGAAAAACGCTGGAACCGTTCTGACCCGGGATATGCTGCTTGAAAACATCTGGGGCTACGGTTTTGACGGCGAGACCCGAACGGTGGACGTACATATTGGCACGCTGCGTTCAAAACTCGGTGTTGCAGGCGAGATCGTCGAGACCGTGCGTGGGATCGGTTACCGAATCGCAAATGAATAA
- a CDS encoding ATP-binding protein, whose protein sequence is MKRRIFWSIFLTSFLLLALTVTAVMGAVYNQFTDERKSEIKIETGYIVNAYGGGAIDYLRQIGKVSPNRISLIAPDGKVLYDSFVDASLLENHSDRLEIIAALTNGTGESTRSSETLEEKTYYYAVRLDDENILRIAATLKSMSAIIYNMAAMIISILIIGLLIIILTANLLTKRIVAPINRINPENPLSSDAYEEFSPLIVSIDKRNKKINEQIQMLSEKQREFSEVTDGMSEALVVFGADRKILSANRSAKRVFFSYEPEGLGYLEFCRDIPYIHAVEEAFLGRPSQQKFERGGHIYRLSADPVGKSDEFAAVLFVTDITDAERAEQMRREFSANVSHELKTPLTSILGYAEIMCNGVAKTEDFPRFTKQIYDEARRLLSLIEDIIKLSKLDEGGLKEEFRKTDLFPICENVVNELAQKAKNSDVKLEIRGEHLTVNGIENTLHEMIYNLCDNAIIYNKKGGLVTVTLETVQGHPVLTVKDTGIGIAPEHQNRVFERFYRIDKSHSKATGGTGLGLSIVKHAALLHGAQVKLTSALGQGTEINVVFQ, encoded by the coding sequence ATGAAGCGGAGAATCTTTTGGAGTATTTTTTTAACATCCTTTTTATTGCTCGCGCTGACGGTGACCGCCGTCATGGGCGCTGTTTATAATCAATTCACCGATGAACGCAAATCGGAAATCAAAATCGAGACGGGGTACATTGTTAATGCATATGGCGGAGGTGCTATCGATTATCTCCGGCAGATCGGCAAAGTCAGCCCGAACCGAATCTCTTTGATTGCACCCGACGGCAAGGTACTTTATGACAGCTTCGTCGATGCTTCATTGCTTGAAAACCACTCCGACCGCCTCGAGATCATCGCCGCTTTGACAAACGGCACCGGCGAATCAACAAGGTCATCAGAGACCCTTGAGGAAAAGACCTATTATTACGCCGTGCGGCTGGACGACGAAAATATTTTGCGCATTGCCGCCACTTTAAAAAGCATGTCCGCAATCATCTATAACATGGCTGCAATGATCATATCCATCTTGATTATCGGGCTTTTGATTATCATTCTGACCGCAAATTTGTTGACCAAGCGCATCGTTGCTCCGATCAACCGGATTAATCCCGAAAATCCGCTCTCGTCCGATGCCTACGAGGAGTTTTCACCGTTGATCGTCAGCATCGACAAACGCAATAAAAAGATCAATGAACAAATCCAAATGCTCTCCGAAAAACAACGCGAGTTCTCCGAGGTCACCGACGGAATGAGCGAAGCGCTGGTTGTCTTCGGTGCGGACCGCAAGATTCTCTCAGCCAACCGCAGTGCAAAACGCGTGTTTTTCTCTTATGAGCCCGAAGGGCTTGGATATCTCGAATTCTGCCGCGATATTCCCTATATCCACGCTGTCGAAGAGGCCTTTTTAGGTCGTCCCTCACAACAAAAATTCGAACGCGGCGGTCATATCTACCGATTATCCGCCGATCCCGTTGGTAAAAGTGACGAATTTGCGGCGGTGCTGTTTGTCACCGATATCACCGACGCCGAACGGGCCGAACAGATGCGCCGTGAATTTTCGGCCAACGTCTCACACGAGTTAAAAACCCCGCTGACATCGATTTTGGGCTATGCCGAGATCATGTGCAACGGCGTTGCAAAGACCGAGGACTTTCCGCGCTTTACCAAACAGATCTATGACGAAGCAAGACGGCTTCTCTCTTTGATCGAAGATATCATCAAACTCTCCAAACTCGACGAAGGCGGTTTGAAAGAAGAATTCCGAAAAACAGACCTCTTTCCGATCTGTGAAAACGTCGTAAATGAACTTGCACAGAAGGCTAAAAATAGCGATGTCAAACTTGAAATACGCGGTGAGCACTTGACGGTGAACGGCATCGAAAACACGCTGCATGAGATGATCTATAATCTCTGCGACAACGCGATTATCTATAATAAAAAAGGCGGATTGGTCACAGTCACACTCGAGACAGTGCAGGGGCACCCCGTGTTAACAGTCAAAGACACCGGCATCGGCATCGCACCGGAGCATCAAAACCGGGTTTTCGAGCGGTTTTACCGCATCGACAAGAGCCATTCAAAGGCGACCGGCGGAACCGGCCTCGGCCTTTCAATCGTCAAACACGCCGCGCTTCTGCACGGAGCACAGGTCAAACTGACCAGTGCCTTAGGGCAGGGCACCGAGATTAATGTTGTTTTCCAGTAA